The sequence below is a genomic window from Bacteroidales bacterium.
TGCAAGGCATCCATCTATGCCCTCCCGGATGTATCCATACAGTCGTTCTTTGTCGTTCGTCCGGTTCTCAGGCAATGCATGGGCGACACGTGTCATCCCTGCCAGAGCCCATCCGTTACCGACACCCCAGAAAGCTTTCCGCTCGAATGTTTTTTTCTTTTCGTCCCAGATATGGGAAAATAACTTTTTCCGGCTATCCCATAAATATTTGCGCAAACCTTCCACCTGACGGAGCGCTTCGTCATATTCTCCTGCTACTGCAAGAAAGGGCGGACACATGTACATGCTGTCGATCCATAATTGCGGGGCATAGGTAATGTGATGGATGATCCCGTCACTTGTCCTGGGTGCCCTATGAAGAAGATATTGCAGCATTTTTGCCTGGGCTTCCCTGAAAGCTTCATTGGAATACCTTTCAGCCATTTTCAGCACGGGTTCTCCGTTGGAGGCAGGGTCGGTAACTGCTTCGTCACTGGCTACATTGGCAAGCCGTCCAAGCTGGTCCTGTCTCAGAACTGCTTCCTCAGCCAACAGATAAACCAGTTCATATTCTCCCAGTTCCAGCAAGGCCTGCGCAGCCACCCCCTGCTCCCACGATCTTCGCTGTGTGCTGAGCATGGCAAAAATCGCTTTCCTTATTTTTTTACAGTCTTCGGATAAATTTTCCTTTGCTTTTCCTGAAGCACAGGAAGAAAGGAATGGAATGCTCCCGGCAAGAGCGGCAGTTGTTGTAACTCTGCCCAGAAATTGACGACGTTCCATAATTAAATCAGTTTTTTATGCAATTTGCAGATATTTTTGAATTTGTCCTATACTGCCTTTGAACATAGGGTTTATTTTTTTGCCTTACTTTGTTAAAAAGTATTTCCCAATGAAAACACTCCGTCTATACTCAGGTTTGACCCCGGGAAGAAAGAATTTCTCTTTCTTTTGCGCGGGCTTTTTATTTGCTGTTTTTATTATGTTGATTTTATCCGGTTGCGGAAGCAAAGAATCAAATCAGAGCATAATTACCAAAGAGGTTGTTCGCTCTGCTGCTATTCTTTCTGATCTGGCATTTGATGATGCCGAAATTGATTCTATGCTGGACGGTTTGAATGCTTACCGTTCATCCTATCAATCAATGCGCAACGTATCACTTTCCAATGATGTGCCTCCGGCTTTTATTTTTTCTCCGGTACCACCGGGCTACAGGGCTGATATTTATACCGGTATACCTGATTATGGTTTGCCGGCAAAGGTGAGTATCCCTGAAAACAGGGAAGAGTTGTGTTTTTATCCTGTATCGGAACTTTCGGTTCTGTTGCGTACCGGACAGATTACATCGGAAGAACTGACACGGTTGTATATCAATCGCTTAAAGGAATATGATCCGGTGTTGCATTGTGTGGTAACTCTTCTTGAAGATCGTGCCCTGGCCCAGGCAAAAAAAGCCGATCGGGAAATAA
It includes:
- a CDS encoding glycosyl hydrolase, which translates into the protein MERRQFLGRVTTTAALAGSIPFLSSCASGKAKENLSEDCKKIRKAIFAMLSTQRRSWEQGVAAQALLELGEYELVYLLAEEAVLRQDQLGRLANVASDEAVTDPASNGEPVLKMAERYSNEAFREAQAKMLQYLLHRAPRTSDGIIHHITYAPQLWIDSMYMCPPFLAVAGEYDEALRQVEGLRKYLWDSRKKLFSHIWDEKKKTFERKAFWGVGNGWALAGMTRVAHALPENRTNDKERLYGYIREGIDGCLAHVREDGLFHNIIDEPGSFVETNLSQMAAYTIFRGIERDWLPVSYLEAAVKMRKAAQGKMDSFGMVRGVCGSPEFDHPGAATEGQAFYLLMEAAWNDLKKKKPEISLHT